The following proteins are co-located in the Solanum pennellii chromosome 8, SPENNV200 genome:
- the LOC107028509 gene encoding CBL-interacting serine/threonine-protein kinase 5-like — translation MEERQLLFDKYEIGKLLGKGTFAKVYYGKEVETGESVAIKVIKKDQVQKEGMMEQITREISVMGLVRHPNIVELKEVMATKSKIFFIMEYVKGGELFAKLVSKGKFKEDTARKYFQQLISAVDFCHSRGVYHRDLKPENLLLDENEDLKISDFGLSALPDEQLSRNDGLLHTQCGTPAYVAPEVLRRKGYDGAKADIWSCGVILYVLLAGYLPFQDENVMNMYKKIFKAYFEFPPWFSMDSRRLISKLLMADPDRRITIQGIMRVPWFRKDFAMPRAFSIQDFQKLENDHVEEGMSSKQGGGVIRKSPSSPAFFNAFELISSMSSGFDLSSLFEIKGKASSMFTSRSTARDVIRKMEKMAKVMRYKVYRVKPFKLKMQCPEEGRKGRLLVTAEVFKVAPEVTVVELSKSSGDTLEYNKFCEEEVRPALKDIVWTWQGTGTGNADIDNKQDLEQ, via the coding sequence TAGGAAAGTTATTAGGAAAAGGAACTTTTGCGAAAGTGTACTATGGTAAAGAAGTGGAAACAGGGGAAAGTGTAGCCATTAAAGTGATAAAAAAAGATCAAGTTCAAAAAGAAGGAATGATGGAGCAAATCACAAGAGAAATCTCAGTGATGGGGCTGGTTCGTCATCCGAATATAGTTGAACTCAAAGAAGTTATGGCGACAAAGTCTAAAATCTTCTTTATAATGGAGTATGTTAAAGGGGGTGAGCTTTTCGCAAAATTAGTATCCAAAGGCAAATTTAAAGAAGATACAGCAAGAAAGTACTTTCAACAGTTGATAAGTGCTGTTGATTTCTGTCATAGTCGAGGCGTTTATCATCGCGATTTGAAGCCTGAGAACTTACTCCTTGATGAGAATGAGGACTTGAAGATATCTGATTTCGGGCTATCGGCTTTGCCTGATGAGCAGTTGAGTAGAAATGATGGTTTGCTTCATACACAGTGTGGGACACCAGCATATGTTGCTCCTGAGGTTTTAAGGAGAAAAGGTTATGATGGTGCAAAAGCTGATATTTGGTCATGTGGGGTTATCTTGTATGTGCTTCTAGCTGGTTACTTGCCATTTCAAGATGAGAATGTGATGAACATGTACAAGAAGATCTTCAAGGCGTATTTCGAGTTCCCTCCTTGGTTTTCAATGGATTCGAGGCGTTTGATATCTAAACTTTTAATGGCTGATCCAGACAGGAGGATCACTATTCAAGGTATCATGAGGGTTCCATGGTTTAGAAAGGATTTCGCCATGCCACGGGCTTTTTCAATCCAAGAttttcaaaagttagaaaatgaTCATGTTGAAGAAGGAATGAGCAGCAAACAAGGAGGAGGGGTCATAAGGAAATCCCCTTCATCCCCTGCATTTTTCAATGCATTCGAGTTGATCTCATCGATGTCTTCTGGTTTCGACTTGTCTAGCTTGTTTGAGATCAAAGGGAAGGCATCATCCATGTTCACTTCAAGGAGCACTGCCCGGGATGTTATCCGTAAAATGGAGAAAATGGCTAAAGTTATGAGGTATAAGGTTTATAGGGTAAAACCATTCAAGTTAAAGATGCAATGCCCCGAGGAAGGACGAAAAGGGCGGTTGTTGGTGACCGCTGAGGTGTTCAAGGTGGCCCCGGAAGTCACCGTGGTCGAGCTCTCTAAGTCCTCCGGCGACACGTTGGAGTATAACAAGTTTTGTGAAGAGGAAGTTAGGCCAGCATTGAAGGACATTGTTTGGACATGGCAAGGGACAGGTACTGGAAATGCTGATATTGATAACAAACAGGACCTGGAGCAATAA